The following coding sequences lie in one Spea bombifrons isolate aSpeBom1 chromosome 5, aSpeBom1.2.pri, whole genome shotgun sequence genomic window:
- the PENK gene encoding proenkephalin-A, whose amino-acid sequence MHTIGLVLKHCCLVLAITTSLSVGIQAECSKDCASCTYHLGQQTEINSLACTLECEGKLSSAKAWGPCRELLQLAKVDNVQEAEKEPDNNDSHFIAKKYGGFMKRYGGFMKKMDELYRPEAEEDNNGGEILAKKYGGFMKKEFDSDTADLLRELLGSNDPEAISYHDNNEIPGEINKRYGGFMRNYRRSPDVEDEAREMHKRYGGFMRRVGRPEWWQDYQKRYGGFMRRFSDSLLPSDEDGESYSKEIPEMDKRYGGFMRF is encoded by the exons ATGCAT ACCATCGGTTTGGTTCTAAAACACTGTTGTTTGGTGCTGGCTATAACTACATCTCTCTCTGTCGGAATCCAAGCAGAATGCAGCAAGGACTGTGCTTCTTGCACATATCACTTGGGTCAACAAACTGAAATCAACTCTCTG GCTTGCACATTGGAGTGTGAGGGAAAGTTATCCTCGGCCAAAGCATGGGGTCCATGCAGAGAGCTTCTGCAGTTGGCCAAAGTGGATAACGTCCAGGAAGCTGAAAAAGAGCCTGATAACAATGACAGCCACTTTATTGCCAAAAAGTATGGAGGTTTCATGAAAAGATATGGTGGCTTCATGAAGAAGATGGATGAACTGTATCGTCCTGAAGCAGAAGAAGATAACAATGGTGGAGAAATTCTTGCTAAGAAATATGGAGGTTTCATGAAGAAAGAGTTTGATAGTGATACTGCAGACCTCCTTAGGGAGCTTTTAGGAAGCAATGACCCTGAAGCTATTAGTTACCATGACAATAATGAAATACCAGGAGAGATAAATAAACGATATGGAGGCTTCATGAGGAATTACAGAAGAAGTCCAGATGTGGAAGATGAGGCAAGAGAGATGCATAAGCGTTATGGTGGCTTTATGAGAAGAGTAGGGAGACCTGAGTGGTGGCAGGATTACCAGAAAAGATATGGCGGATTCATGAGGCGCTTTTCAGATTCCCTTCTTCCTTCAGATGAAGATGGAGAAAGTTATTCAAAAGAAATCCCAGAAATGGATAAAAGATATGGCGGGTTTATGAGATTTTAA